The SAR324 cluster bacterium genome contains a region encoding:
- a CDS encoding type II toxin-antitoxin system HicA family toxin produces the protein MTFLELHQHLEERGFRLRWERGSQRTYYRERAKWLIRLDYRPKQSVPQGIKQYLLDLLIREDHA, from the coding sequence ATGACATTTCTGGAGTTGCACCAGCATTTGGAAGAGAGAGGATTTCGGCTACGCTGGGAACGTGGCAGCCAACGTACTTATTATAGGGAGAGAGCAAAGTGGCTCATTCGTCTAGATTACCGACCCAAGCAAAGTGTCCCGCAGGGAATCAAACAATATCTGTTAGATCTACTGATTCGAGAAGACCATGCT